The following proteins are co-located in the Gemmatimonadales bacterium genome:
- a CDS encoding NADH-quinone oxidoreductase subunit M: MHAFLDSIGYSRWILQVLLVTPLVGMVLVVVSRSAWARVVALCVGLFEFVISLGLWWAFDPSNGGMQFVTRVDWLPQWGVSYYVGLDGLSIFMVLLSTAMMPLLVWGSWHQIDFKQRGFYALLLALKVGMIGVFVSLDLFLFYCFWELLLVPMYFIIGIWGSTRRLYASEKFFIYTFSGSLLMLVAIIAMVWTVGQGTGTYSFAYDYLLAHKDLLGDKAPWLFAAFALAFAVKVPVFPFHTWLPDAHGEAPTAGSVDLAVILLKMGTYGFLRFAVPFFTAFALSPTVSNVVVVLAVIGIVYGALVSMVQPDLKRVVAYSSVSHLGFVMLGIWAGTVQSVQGAIMVMIAHGISTGALFFLVGMLYERRHTRMIADFGGLARVAPLLAAAFTVTAFAAIGLPGLNGFIGEFLVLLGSFGRFPWATGFATTVVIFAAAYLLWAVQRVFFNRLSNPENEKVRDLNLRELAVMIPLIAAMVWMGIYPRPILRRTEAASIRYVETVRPHVPPAVLGVPGQTIEARR; the protein is encoded by the coding sequence ATGCACGCCTTTCTCGATTCGATCGGCTACAGCCGCTGGATCCTCCAGGTCCTCCTGGTGACGCCGCTCGTCGGCATGGTGCTGGTCGTGGTATCCCGGTCCGCATGGGCGCGGGTGGTGGCGCTCTGCGTCGGGCTGTTCGAGTTCGTCATCTCGCTCGGGCTCTGGTGGGCCTTCGATCCGTCGAACGGCGGCATGCAGTTCGTCACCCGCGTGGACTGGCTCCCGCAGTGGGGCGTGAGCTACTACGTGGGCCTCGACGGTTTGTCGATCTTCATGGTGCTGCTCTCGACCGCGATGATGCCGCTGCTCGTGTGGGGGAGCTGGCACCAGATCGACTTCAAGCAGCGCGGCTTCTACGCGCTGCTCCTGGCGCTCAAGGTCGGGATGATCGGCGTCTTCGTCTCGCTCGACCTCTTCCTCTTCTACTGCTTCTGGGAGCTGCTGCTGGTGCCGATGTACTTCATCATCGGCATCTGGGGCAGCACGCGGCGGCTCTACGCGTCGGAGAAGTTCTTCATCTACACCTTCTCGGGGTCGCTCCTCATGCTGGTGGCGATCATCGCGATGGTGTGGACCGTGGGCCAGGGGACCGGCACCTACTCGTTCGCGTACGACTACCTGCTGGCGCACAAGGATCTGCTGGGCGACAAGGCGCCGTGGCTCTTCGCCGCGTTCGCGCTCGCCTTCGCGGTCAAGGTACCGGTCTTCCCCTTCCATACCTGGCTGCCCGACGCGCACGGCGAGGCGCCCACCGCGGGAAGCGTGGACCTGGCGGTGATCCTGCTCAAGATGGGGACGTACGGGTTCCTACGATTCGCGGTCCCGTTCTTCACGGCATTTGCGCTGAGCCCCACGGTGTCCAACGTCGTGGTGGTGCTCGCGGTCATCGGCATCGTGTACGGCGCGCTCGTCTCGATGGTGCAGCCCGACTTGAAGCGCGTGGTTGCGTATTCCTCCGTGAGCCACCTCGGCTTCGTCATGCTCGGCATCTGGGCCGGCACCGTCCAGAGCGTCCAGGGGGCGATCATGGTCATGATCGCGCACGGGATTTCGACCGGCGCGCTCTTCTTCCTGGTGGGTATGCTCTACGAGCGCCGGCACACCCGCATGATCGCGGACTTCGGTGGCCTCGCGCGGGTGGCGCCGCTCCTCGCGGCGGCCTTCACCGTCACCGCCTTCGCTGCGATCGGCCTGCCGGGTCTCAACGGCTTCATCGGTGAATTCCTGGTGCTGCTCGGGAGCTTCGGCCGCTTCCCCTGGGCCACGGGCTTTGCCACCACCGTGGTGATCTTTGCCGCCGCCTACCTGCTCTGGGCGGTGCAGCGCGTCTTCTTCAACCGGCTCAGCAATCCGGAGAACGAGAAGGTGCGGGACTTGAACCTGCGCGAGCTGGCGGTGATGATCCCGCTCATCGCCGCCATGGTGTGGATGGGCATCTACCCGCGCCCGATTCTGCGCCGCACCGAGGCGGCCAGCATCCGTTACGTCGAAACCGTCCGCCCCCACGTGCCTCCGGCGGTGCTCGGCGTGCCGGGCCAGACCATCGAGGCGCGCCGATGA
- a CDS encoding NADH-quinone oxidoreductase subunit N, with amino-acid sequence MRPLDLRVPLDALIGLLPEVLLTAWVLLMLLVVAWRHDTEEDVHLAGWLAFVGILVASAALGVMALGGAHSAGAPFMVAVDDYRFGGAAVILLSSAATILLSLRYLDRQRLLAPEYYVLVLLATIGMLLLAAAEDLIVTFLGLEVMSVAVYVLAGFDRFRRSSAEAALKYFLIGAFASAFLLYGIALVFGATGATNLTEIGRRLSGAPLSPMAGLGLALLLVGFAFKISAVPFHMWAPDVYDGAPTPITGFMATGVKVAAFAALVRTLLHAFPEAGYLWQPVVAALAIATIVLANTVALAQRSVKRLLAYSSIAHAGYTLVAVWAGTTLGAGAVSFYLLTYTVTTLAAFGIVAAVEHVGSRTVMIEDLEGLFSVRPGAALALSICLLSLLGFPGTFGFIGKWYLISAPVAEGQYILPVVLVLGSLISAGYYLPIIMAMTMKPTRSKESHRQVTFSWAARATVAVAVAIVVVFGIWPTGPLSTVLRSAASLAGR; translated from the coding sequence ATGAGGCCCCTCGACCTCCGCGTGCCGCTCGACGCGCTGATCGGACTGCTGCCGGAGGTCCTCCTCACCGCGTGGGTGCTCCTCATGCTGCTCGTGGTGGCGTGGCGGCATGACACGGAGGAGGACGTGCACCTCGCCGGGTGGCTCGCCTTCGTCGGCATCCTGGTCGCAAGCGCGGCGCTCGGCGTGATGGCGCTCGGCGGCGCGCATTCGGCCGGCGCGCCCTTCATGGTCGCGGTGGACGATTACCGCTTCGGCGGGGCGGCGGTGATCCTGCTCTCCTCGGCCGCGACCATTCTTCTCTCGCTCCGCTATCTCGACCGCCAGCGCCTGCTCGCGCCAGAGTACTACGTGCTCGTGCTGCTCGCCACGATCGGCATGCTGCTGCTCGCGGCCGCGGAAGACCTGATCGTGACCTTCCTCGGCCTCGAGGTCATGTCGGTTGCAGTGTACGTGCTCGCGGGCTTTGACCGCTTTCGCCGCTCGTCGGCCGAGGCGGCGCTCAAGTACTTCCTGATCGGGGCATTCGCCTCGGCGTTCCTGCTGTACGGCATCGCGCTCGTCTTCGGTGCCACCGGGGCCACGAATCTCACCGAGATCGGCCGGCGGCTTTCGGGTGCACCGCTCTCGCCGATGGCGGGGCTCGGGCTGGCGCTGCTCCTCGTGGGGTTCGCGTTCAAGATTTCCGCCGTGCCGTTTCACATGTGGGCGCCCGACGTGTACGACGGCGCGCCCACGCCCATCACCGGCTTCATGGCCACCGGCGTCAAGGTGGCCGCCTTTGCCGCGCTCGTCCGCACGTTGCTGCACGCCTTCCCGGAAGCGGGGTACCTCTGGCAGCCGGTGGTCGCGGCGCTCGCGATCGCCACCATCGTGCTCGCCAACACGGTGGCGCTGGCGCAGCGTTCGGTGAAGCGCCTGCTCGCCTACAGCTCCATCGCGCACGCGGGCTACACGCTCGTGGCCGTCTGGGCCGGGACGACGCTCGGCGCCGGTGCGGTGTCGTTCTACCTCCTCACCTACACCGTGACCACGCTCGCCGCCTTCGGCATCGTGGCGGCCGTCGAGCACGTCGGCTCGCGCACCGTCATGATCGAGGACCTCGAGGGGCTCTTCTCCGTGCGCCCGGGCGCGGCGCTCGCCCTCAGCATCTGCCTGCTGTCGCTGCTCGGCTTTCCCGGGACGTTCGGCTTCATCGGCAAGTGGTACCTCATCTCCGCGCCGGTGGCGGAGGGGCAGTACATTCTTCCGGTCGTGCTGGTGCTCGGGAGCCTCATCTCGGCGGGCTACTACCTGCCGATCATCATGGCGATGACGATGAAGCCCACGCGGAGCAAGGAATCGCACCGGCAGGTCACCTTCTCGTGGGCGGCGCGCGCCACGGTTGCCGTCGCGGTTGCGATCGTGGTCGTATTCGGGATCTGGCCCACGGGGCCGCTCTCCACCGTGTTGCGCAGCGCCGCGTCGCTGGCCGGTCGATAG
- a CDS encoding UPF0182 family protein gives MPSRGRRLAPAFAAAGAVLFAGHWTAGVLADRWWAEGISPAAVTFLTGWHVLQLTLGFGGVLIASAWFVGHLLVVYRAIGSVQISRRVANLEIREALTAETLLTGTVIGGLLLGLITGIAASHWAAEVALAWHGLSFGFAEPLLGHDPGLYVAQLPLWRSLHGFFLLLAVLALVVCVGLYGVVGAIRWVEGRPAINDHARAHVGWLLVALALALAWGYMLEPYELVAGRGGVPDRATADLVTVIAPVLTGTALMVALVSAVWAARPRHALVAAGWLVLVLASLAGHYILPALDGDAPSPALDPALTRELSSLAFGLAALSDTANGHLLRDTSPPRLAPLWDAHAARAAAPDSLDAASVSPAVLELNGVRRPTWLAVQGHGSGTITLTAMAADTASAVGDPLWYRAGDAHAYPVPQTVMELADAPVRPGAPAWSIETDGRGRGAAIDSWPRRVMLAWALQIGRLLGDVPAGARLVWRLTPAERLDALLPVATWSVPIARILEGRLVWISDGYVSSGTFPLVERVPWRGEGASAVRAGFIGVVWAETGDTKLYLRRERDPDPLAEAWASIAAGVVRPASELPDELPERLPYPAAQFRVQSIALERAPWSLGVLSGRPASGTLGGEPRIAEPGWAPDTSDVRRVAIFERPAGRRVSAVVAGAVRGGMPILEVMRTDSNDALPAPRVLDATWTRFPSYERLADSVRTSGARGDSITPGALTLWRDGGTLGAYRPYYAPRPGGGGPALVWVSVWKGERRGAGRTLPAAWDNLQGASAPLPPAVPAAELEAARRWVRLADSALRTGDWAEFGRAFDALRRTLGASPDSTALRDSVPPRDSFTPRDSAVP, from the coding sequence GTGCCCTCGCGCGGGCGGCGGCTCGCCCCCGCATTTGCGGCCGCTGGCGCCGTGCTCTTTGCCGGCCACTGGACCGCCGGCGTGCTCGCCGACCGCTGGTGGGCGGAAGGCATCTCGCCGGCCGCGGTCACGTTTCTCACCGGCTGGCACGTCCTTCAGCTCACGCTCGGCTTCGGCGGCGTGCTCATCGCGAGCGCGTGGTTCGTGGGCCACCTGCTCGTCGTGTACCGAGCCATCGGCTCCGTGCAGATCTCCCGCCGCGTCGCAAACCTCGAGATCCGCGAAGCGCTCACCGCCGAAACCCTGCTCACCGGCACGGTCATCGGCGGCCTTCTGCTCGGTCTCATTACCGGCATTGCCGCGTCGCACTGGGCGGCGGAGGTGGCGCTCGCGTGGCACGGGCTCTCGTTCGGCTTTGCCGAGCCACTGCTGGGCCACGATCCGGGCCTCTACGTCGCTCAGCTGCCGCTCTGGCGCTCGCTCCACGGGTTCTTCCTGCTGCTCGCGGTGCTGGCACTGGTGGTGTGCGTTGGCCTCTATGGCGTGGTCGGCGCGATCCGCTGGGTGGAGGGACGCCCCGCGATCAACGACCATGCGCGGGCGCACGTGGGATGGCTTCTGGTCGCCCTGGCATTGGCACTCGCCTGGGGCTACATGCTCGAGCCCTACGAGCTCGTGGCCGGCCGGGGCGGGGTGCCCGATCGGGCCACGGCCGATCTCGTAACGGTGATCGCGCCGGTGCTCACCGGCACCGCCCTCATGGTGGCACTCGTCTCAGCCGTGTGGGCGGCGCGGCCGAGGCACGCGCTCGTGGCGGCGGGCTGGCTCGTGCTCGTGCTCGCCTCGCTCGCGGGCCACTATATCCTGCCCGCGCTCGACGGCGATGCGCCCTCGCCCGCGCTGGATCCCGCGCTTACGCGGGAGCTGTCGTCGCTCGCTTTCGGCCTCGCCGCGCTGAGCGACACCGCCAACGGCCATCTGCTCCGCGACACATCGCCGCCCAGGCTCGCGCCGCTTTGGGATGCCCACGCCGCGCGCGCCGCGGCACCCGACTCGCTCGATGCCGCCTCGGTGAGTCCCGCCGTCCTCGAGCTGAACGGCGTCCGCCGCCCGACCTGGCTCGCGGTGCAGGGCCATGGGAGCGGCACGATCACGCTCACCGCCATGGCGGCGGATACCGCGAGCGCGGTGGGCGATCCCCTCTGGTATCGCGCCGGAGACGCTCACGCGTACCCCGTCCCGCAGACCGTAATGGAGCTGGCCGACGCGCCGGTGCGTCCTGGCGCGCCCGCGTGGAGTATCGAGACCGACGGCCGCGGGCGCGGCGCGGCCATCGACTCCTGGCCCCGCCGCGTGATGCTCGCGTGGGCGCTGCAGATCGGGCGGTTGCTCGGTGACGTGCCCGCCGGCGCGCGGCTCGTCTGGCGGCTCACGCCGGCCGAGCGGCTCGATGCGCTCCTGCCCGTGGCGACATGGAGCGTGCCGATCGCGCGTATTCTCGAAGGCAGGCTCGTCTGGATCAGCGATGGTTACGTGAGCAGCGGCACTTTCCCGCTGGTGGAGCGCGTGCCGTGGCGGGGCGAAGGCGCGAGCGCGGTGCGCGCGGGCTTCATTGGCGTCGTCTGGGCCGAGACCGGCGATACCAAGCTCTATCTCCGACGCGAGCGGGATCCCGATCCGCTGGCGGAAGCCTGGGCCTCGATCGCGGCCGGCGTGGTGCGTCCGGCGAGCGAGCTGCCCGATGAGCTGCCCGAGCGACTTCCGTATCCCGCGGCGCAGTTCCGTGTGCAGTCGATCGCGCTGGAGCGCGCTCCGTGGAGCCTCGGTGTGCTGAGCGGCCGGCCCGCGAGCGGAACGCTGGGCGGCGAGCCGCGCATCGCCGAGCCGGGGTGGGCGCCCGATACGTCGGACGTCCGCCGGGTCGCGATCTTCGAGCGTCCGGCGGGCCGGCGGGTGAGCGCGGTGGTCGCGGGTGCAGTACGGGGCGGCATGCCGATCCTCGAGGTCATGCGCACAGACTCGAACGACGCGCTTCCAGCGCCGCGCGTACTCGATGCCACCTGGACGCGGTTTCCGTCGTACGAGCGCCTGGCCGATTCGGTCCGGACGAGCGGCGCCCGTGGCGATAGCATCACGCCCGGTGCGCTCACGCTCTGGCGCGACGGCGGCACGCTCGGCGCGTACCGCCCCTATTACGCGCCCCGTCCGGGCGGCGGCGGGCCCGCGCTCGTCTGGGTGAGCGTGTGGAAGGGCGAGCGGCGCGGCGCCGGGCGCACACTTCCGGCGGCCTGGGACAACTTGCAAGGCGCCTCCGCCCCGCTGCCGCCCGCGGTGCCCGCCGCGGAGCTCGAGGCCGCGCGACGCTGGGTTCGCCTCGCCGACAGCGCGCTCCGCACCGGCGACTGGGCTGAGTTCGGCCGCGCGTTCGACGCGCTGCGCCGCACCCTCGGTGCTTCGCCCGACTCGACGGCCCTCCGCGACTCCGTCCCGCCGCGCGACTCCTTCACGCCGCGCGATTCGGCCGTGCCGTGA
- a CDS encoding phosphomannomutase/phosphoglucomutase, with the protein MQVAKSIFRQYDVRGLVDTELTREFARALGRAYASVGWERLGRAPRLAVGRDNRPSGTALAAGFRRGIADAGGTAVDVGMLPTPALYFAVTALETDGGCQVTGSHNPPEFNGFKMVLTGDALHGDEILGLWEIIMAERWRSGTGQETSDGSVLGRYREAILSRNSVSRPVRAVVDCGNGVGSVIAVATLQALGAEVTGLFCESDGSFPNHHPDPTVVENLRDLQAAVRRTGAELGIAFDGDADRIGAVDEHGTVIFGDQLLVLFGRDAVRRFGRGIPVIFDVKCSEVLPQALERAGAEPVMWKTGHSLIKAKMKEMHAPLAGEMSGHMFFGGDYLGFDDALFAAARLLGIVAAGSSFGLAALLADLPRTFATPEIRVECPEDLKFEIAERAVRHFGARYPVNTIDGVRMTFPHGWGLIRSSNTQPVLVLRFEATSPEALDAYRGEVMDWLAAQGVTA; encoded by the coding sequence ATGCAGGTCGCGAAATCGATTTTTCGTCAGTACGACGTCCGCGGGCTGGTCGACACGGAGCTCACGCGCGAATTCGCCCGTGCGCTGGGGCGCGCGTACGCAAGCGTCGGCTGGGAGCGGCTGGGGCGCGCGCCGCGGCTCGCGGTGGGGCGCGACAACCGGCCCTCCGGCACCGCGCTCGCCGCCGGCTTCCGCCGAGGCATTGCCGACGCGGGGGGTACGGCGGTGGATGTGGGCATGCTGCCCACGCCGGCGCTTTACTTTGCCGTCACCGCGCTCGAGACCGACGGCGGCTGCCAGGTCACCGGCTCGCACAACCCGCCCGAGTTCAACGGATTCAAGATGGTCCTGACCGGCGACGCGCTCCATGGGGACGAGATCCTCGGTCTCTGGGAGATCATCATGGCCGAGCGGTGGCGGAGCGGCACGGGTCAGGAGACGAGCGACGGCTCGGTCCTCGGGCGCTACAGGGAGGCGATTCTGAGCCGCAACTCGGTATCCCGGCCGGTGCGCGCGGTGGTGGACTGCGGCAATGGCGTCGGCAGCGTGATCGCCGTGGCGACGTTGCAGGCGCTCGGCGCGGAGGTCACGGGCCTCTTCTGCGAGTCGGACGGCAGCTTCCCGAATCACCATCCCGATCCGACGGTAGTCGAGAACCTGCGCGACCTCCAGGCCGCCGTCCGCCGCACCGGCGCCGAGCTGGGCATCGCCTTCGACGGCGATGCCGACCGGATCGGCGCGGTGGACGAGCACGGCACCGTGATCTTCGGCGACCAGTTACTCGTGCTCTTCGGCCGGGACGCAGTGCGGCGCTTCGGCCGCGGCATACCGGTAATCTTCGACGTGAAGTGTTCGGAAGTGCTGCCGCAGGCGCTCGAGCGCGCGGGCGCCGAGCCGGTGATGTGGAAGACCGGGCATTCGCTCATCAAGGCCAAGATGAAGGAGATGCACGCGCCGCTCGCGGGCGAGATGAGCGGCCACATGTTTTTCGGCGGGGACTATCTCGGCTTTGATGACGCGCTCTTTGCCGCAGCCCGGCTGCTCGGCATCGTAGCCGCGGGCTCCTCGTTCGGCCTGGCGGCGTTGCTCGCGGATCTGCCGAGGACCTTCGCGACGCCCGAAATCCGGGTCGAGTGCCCCGAGGATCTCAAGTTCGAGATCGCCGAGCGCGCAGTGCGGCACTTCGGCGCGCGGTACCCGGTGAATACGATCGACGGCGTGCGGATGACGTTTCCCCACGGCTGGGGATTGATCCGCTCGTCCAACACCCAGCCCGTGCTCGTGCTCAGGTTCGAGGCCACGAGCCCCGAGGCGCTCGACGCCTACCGCGGCGAGGTGATGGACTGGCTCGCCGCGCAGGGCGTGACCGCGTAA
- a CDS encoding NADH-quinone oxidoreductase subunit J produces MMQVVFYVFAAIAVASAAMCILQRSPVSALIWLVQVMLSLGAIFVLLSAQFIGLIQILVYAGAIMVLFLFIIMLLNLGQVTGPDSRGPSALAATIVVVGLLAVELWAGLAAYTPARVTAEVTRAAGFMTARASLSGGAEAERLAAAHGVVGGIAAPLFGTYLIPFEITSLLLLVAIVGAVVLAKRRA; encoded by the coding sequence ATGATGCAGGTCGTCTTCTACGTCTTCGCGGCGATCGCGGTGGCGTCGGCCGCGATGTGCATTCTCCAGCGGAGTCCCGTATCGGCGCTCATCTGGCTGGTGCAGGTGATGCTCTCGCTCGGCGCCATCTTCGTGCTCCTGAGCGCGCAGTTCATCGGGCTCATCCAGATCCTGGTGTACGCGGGCGCCATCATGGTGCTCTTCCTGTTCATCATCATGCTGCTCAACCTGGGCCAGGTGACCGGCCCGGACTCGCGCGGCCCCTCTGCCCTCGCCGCCACGATCGTGGTGGTGGGCCTGCTCGCAGTCGAGCTCTGGGCCGGTCTCGCGGCCTACACGCCCGCCCGAGTGACGGCCGAAGTGACCCGGGCGGCCGGCTTCATGACGGCGCGCGCGAGCCTCTCCGGCGGCGCGGAGGCGGAGCGCCTGGCGGCGGCGCACGGGGTGGTGGGCGGAATCGCGGCGCCGCTCTTCGGGACCTATCTCATCCCCTTCGAGATCACGTCGCTCCTGCTGCTCGTGGCGATCGTGGGGGCCGTCGTGCTCGCCAAGCGGAGGGCCTGA
- the nuoK gene encoding NADH-quinone oxidoreductase subunit NuoK: MLLGPALVLSAILFSLGVAGVLLRRNAIVLFMCVELMLNAVNLAFVALAQLYGVAGYVIVFFVMTVAAAEAAVGLAIILAVFRHGQSIDLQNINLLHG, from the coding sequence ATGCTCCTCGGACCGGCGCTGGTGCTGTCGGCGATTCTGTTCAGCCTGGGCGTGGCGGGCGTGCTGCTCCGCCGCAACGCCATCGTGCTCTTCATGTGCGTCGAGCTCATGCTCAACGCCGTAAACCTCGCGTTCGTCGCCCTTGCCCAGCTCTACGGCGTGGCCGGCTACGTGATCGTGTTCTTCGTCATGACGGTGGCCGCCGCTGAGGCGGCCGTGGGGCTCGCGATCATCCTGGCGGTGTTCCGGCACGGCCAGTCCATCGATTTGCAGAACATCAACCTGCTGCACGGCTGA
- a CDS encoding carbamate kinase, with protein sequence MRTAVLALGGNALARAGERATITNQFRHARESVAPIVQLAREGWGIAIVHGNGPQVGDELARNERARDRIEPLPLGVLVAGTAGWIGYMLQQSLQNGLRSARVDRPVVTLITQTVVDRYDPMLGCPTKPIGHALAEPYAAELAEAGLAVGRDGAGAWRRLAASPRPLGVVEFPLVKRLVDDGVVVIAAGGGGPPIYDDPLLGHEGLDAVVDKDRVAAILARQLSAEVLMILTDVDAVYEGWRTPAARPLRRLTPDEAAAFVEAGGANAGGMRPKLEAAAEFARGGGRAIIARLAEGPAALRGETGTTIVSAPAT encoded by the coding sequence ATGAGGACGGCGGTGCTGGCGCTTGGCGGCAACGCGCTCGCCCGGGCCGGAGAGCGGGCGACGATCACCAACCAGTTCCGCCACGCTCGCGAAAGCGTCGCCCCGATCGTGCAGCTCGCGCGCGAGGGATGGGGCATCGCGATCGTCCACGGAAACGGCCCGCAGGTCGGCGACGAGCTGGCGCGCAACGAGCGCGCCCGTGACCGCATCGAGCCGCTGCCGCTCGGCGTGCTGGTGGCGGGCACGGCCGGCTGGATCGGTTACATGCTGCAGCAGTCCCTTCAGAACGGTCTCCGGAGCGCGCGGGTGGATCGTCCGGTCGTAACGCTCATCACCCAGACCGTGGTGGACCGCTACGACCCCATGCTCGGCTGCCCCACGAAACCGATCGGGCACGCGCTGGCGGAGCCGTACGCGGCCGAGCTCGCGGAAGCCGGACTCGCCGTGGGCCGCGACGGTGCCGGCGCATGGCGCCGGCTCGCAGCGAGCCCGCGGCCGCTCGGCGTGGTCGAGTTTCCGCTGGTGAAGCGGCTGGTCGACGACGGAGTAGTGGTCATCGCCGCGGGCGGCGGCGGACCGCCGATCTACGACGATCCGCTGCTCGGGCACGAGGGCCTCGACGCCGTGGTCGACAAGGATCGGGTGGCCGCCATCCTCGCGCGTCAACTCTCGGCCGAGGTGTTGATGATCCTGACCGACGTGGACGCGGTGTACGAGGGCTGGCGGACGCCGGCCGCGCGCCCGCTCCGCCGCCTCACGCCGGACGAGGCGGCGGCCTTCGTCGAAGCCGGCGGAGCGAATGCCGGCGGCATGCGGCCCAAGCTCGAGGCCGCGGCGGAATTCGCGCGAGGCGGCGGACGCGCCATCATCGCGCGTCTCGCCGAGGGCCCCGCCGCGCTCCGCGGCGAGACCGGCACTACCATCGTGTCCGCCCCGGCAACGTGA
- the nuoL gene encoding NADH-quinone oxidoreductase subunit L, whose product MQDSLAIAGTLAPHGAVSLVWLTVALPLAGFLANGLIAIAGARAEARGRAPGAGAMRLVSVIGPGVLLAAFAVAAAVFAQLRAAPPEWPYLVSIWRWLDVGSLQIELALQVDQLSTVMLLIVTGVGSLIHLFSVGYMREDPGYARFFAYLNLFVVFMLLLVLGSSMPVLFIGWEGVGLCSYLLIGFWFTDQANADAGKKAFLVNRIGDFGFLIAMFLLWHTVGSLDFAPMLAKAPGVLHTRMATLICLFLLLGCAGKSAQIPLYVWLPDAMAGPTPVSALIHAATMVTAGVYLVTRAGVLFALSPAASMVTAGIGAVTALFAATIALRQYDIKKVLAYSTVSQLGYMFLAVGAGAYTAGIFHLVTHAFFKALLFLGAGSVIHAMHHAYHATHSHEDAQDMRNMGGLARYLPATAGLMLVATLAIAGIPPFSGFFSKDAILSAAFARGAEQPVWYLFYVLGLAAALLTAFYMARLMTMTFAGENRTGAAERTNLHEAPPIMTGPLVILGVLSLVGGFIDVPAFLGGGERLEHWLEPVTGAALRIRPLPLPAGHAESLLVATAVVVGVLGLIAGYVRTRGIRILPAREAPPDVGFARVLYHKYYVDEIYRALIVRPTVWFSRWVLWRTVDQALVDGLGVTGAVQVSRSLGWLGSRLQNGQLGFYAVLFVLGAVLVLGTIVR is encoded by the coding sequence ATGCAGGATTCGCTCGCCATTGCCGGCACCCTTGCGCCCCATGGCGCCGTGAGCCTCGTGTGGCTGACGGTGGCGCTCCCGCTCGCGGGCTTTCTCGCGAACGGCTTGATCGCCATCGCGGGCGCGCGGGCGGAGGCGCGGGGACGCGCGCCGGGAGCCGGCGCCATGCGGCTCGTCTCGGTCATCGGCCCGGGGGTGCTGCTGGCCGCCTTCGCCGTGGCCGCAGCGGTCTTTGCCCAGCTGCGTGCGGCGCCCCCCGAGTGGCCCTACCTCGTGTCAATCTGGCGCTGGCTCGACGTGGGGTCGCTCCAGATCGAGCTGGCGTTGCAGGTGGACCAGCTCTCGACCGTCATGCTGCTCATCGTGACCGGCGTCGGGAGCCTCATCCACCTCTTCAGCGTGGGCTACATGCGCGAGGACCCGGGCTACGCGCGTTTCTTCGCGTATCTCAATTTGTTCGTCGTGTTCATGCTGCTGCTGGTGCTGGGGTCGAGCATGCCGGTGCTCTTCATTGGGTGGGAGGGCGTCGGGCTCTGCTCCTACCTGTTGATCGGCTTCTGGTTCACCGACCAGGCCAATGCCGACGCGGGGAAGAAGGCGTTCCTGGTGAACCGGATCGGCGATTTCGGGTTCCTGATCGCGATGTTCCTGCTCTGGCACACCGTGGGATCGCTCGACTTTGCGCCGATGCTGGCGAAGGCGCCCGGCGTGCTCCATACGCGGATGGCCACCCTGATCTGCCTGTTCCTGCTGCTTGGCTGCGCGGGCAAGTCGGCGCAGATCCCGCTCTATGTCTGGCTGCCCGACGCGATGGCGGGCCCCACGCCGGTCTCGGCGCTGATCCACGCGGCCACGATGGTGACGGCGGGCGTGTATCTCGTGACCCGCGCGGGTGTGCTCTTTGCGCTCTCGCCCGCGGCGAGCATGGTGACCGCCGGCATCGGGGCGGTCACCGCGCTCTTTGCGGCGACGATCGCGCTCCGGCAGTACGACATCAAAAAGGTGCTGGCCTACTCCACCGTCTCGCAGCTCGGCTACATGTTCCTCGCCGTGGGCGCGGGGGCGTACACGGCGGGAATCTTTCATCTCGTGACCCACGCCTTCTTCAAGGCGCTCCTCTTTCTCGGCGCGGGGAGCGTGATCCACGCGATGCACCACGCGTATCATGCGACGCACTCGCACGAGGACGCGCAGGACATGCGCAACATGGGCGGGCTCGCGCGCTATCTGCCGGCCACCGCGGGCCTCATGCTCGTCGCCACGCTCGCCATCGCGGGGATTCCGCCGTTCTCGGGCTTCTTCTCGAAGGACGCCATCCTGTCGGCCGCCTTTGCCCGGGGCGCGGAGCAGCCGGTCTGGTACCTGTTCTACGTGCTCGGTCTCGCCGCCGCGCTCCTGACCGCGTTCTACATGGCGCGGCTCATGACGATGACCTTTGCCGGCGAGAACCGGACCGGCGCGGCCGAACGGACCAATCTGCACGAGGCGCCGCCGATCATGACGGGGCCGCTCGTCATCTTGGGCGTGCTGAGCCTCGTGGGGGGGTTCATCGACGTGCCGGCGTTCCTGGGCGGTGGAGAGCGGCTGGAGCACTGGCTCGAGCCCGTGACGGGCGCCGCGCTCCGCATCCGCCCCCTCCCGCTGCCCGCCGGCCACGCCGAGTCCCTGCTGGTCGCCACCGCGGTAGTGGTCGGCGTGCTCGGGCTCATTGCCGGATACGTCCGCACCCGCGGCATCCGCATCCTCCCGGCCCGCGAGGCGCCGCCGGACGTCGGGTTTGCGCGCGTGCTCTACCACAAGTACTACGTGGACGAGATCTACCGGGCGCTCATCGTACGGCCCACGGTCTGGTTCTCCAGGTGGGTGCTCTGGCGCACGGTGGACCAGGCGCTGGTGGACGGCCTCGGCGTCACCGGTGCGGTGCAGGTCTCGCGCAGCCTCGGCTGGCTCGGGAGCCGCCTGCAGAACGGCCAGCTCGGCTTCTACGCGGTCCTCTTCGTCCTGGGCGCCGTCCTGGTGCTGGGCACCATCGTGCGGTAA